Below is a window of Mycobacterium dioxanotrophicus DNA.
GACAGGGTCGGCATCCATGCGAGGCCCTTTCCCGCCAGGTCGGCACCGGTGACCACGGCCTTGACCTTCGGATGTGCTTGCGCCGCACTGACGTCGATGCTGACGATCTTGGCGTGGGCGTACGGCGAACGGAGAATCGCCAGGTGCAGCATGCCGGGCAGTCTCACGTCGTCGACGTAGTTGCCGCGGCCCCGGATGAACCGCGGGTCCTCCTTGCGGAGCATTCTGCCGTGCCCGCACGGCTTTTCGTCGTTGGCGGCGGTGTCCTCGGGCCGGCTCACCGGGTTTTCCAGCGTCGTCATACGTTCGCCTCCTCGCGGGCATGCCGCGCGGCCCATTGCACGGAGCGCACGATCGTGGTGTAACCGGTGCACCGACAGATCTGGCCCGAAATGGCCTCGCGGATCTCGGCTTCGGTCGGATCGGGGTTGCGGTCCAGCAGGGCACGGGCCGTGATCATCATGCCCGGCGTGCAGAATCCGCACTGCAGGCCATGACACTGCATGAAGCCCTCCTGCACCGGGTCCAGGCGTCCGTCGACTTCCATGCCCTCCACCGTGCGGACCGCATGCCCCGAGGCCATCGCGGCCAGCATTGTGCAGGACTTCACCGGTTCGCCGTCGACGTCCACCACACACGTTCCGCAGTTGGATGTATCGCAGCCCCAATGGGTTCCGGTCAGCCCCAACTGGTCACGCAGGAAGTGCACCAACAGCATCCGCGGCTCGACCTCGGCGCTGACCACCTCACCGTTGACCGTCATGTTGACCTGCATGGCTAATTCCCTTCCAGTGCAGGGGCGTTGCGCACGCGCTCGACCGACGTGCGCAGCGTGCGGATGGTCAGTTCGGACGCGAGGTGGCGCTTGTAGTCGGCGCTGCCGCGCATATCGCTGACCGGTTCACAGGCCTGCGCGGCGGCTGCTCCCGCCGCGGCGAAGGTCTCTTCGGTCGCCGGTTTGCCTGCCAGGGACTCCGCCAGCTCACGCAGGGCACCCATGTCGGCATTCACCGCGGTGAGGCCGACGCGGGCGACCGCGATCGAGCCGTTGTCCACAGTCACCTGCGCGCCGGCGGCCGTCACGGCCCAATCTCCCACTCGCCGTTCCACTTTCGCGTATGCGCTGGAGGTGCGATGCCGTACCGGGATGCGCACCTCGGTGAGCATCTCGTTGTGGGCCAGCGCGGTCTCATACGGGCCGACCAGGAAGTCGTCGACCGGGATCTCCCGGTCCCCGGCCGGTCCGTGTACCAGGCACACCGCCCCGACGACGGCACACACGGTGGTCAGGTCCTCGGCCGGGTCGGCCTGGCAGAGCGACCCGCCGAGGGTGCCCCGGTTGCGCACGACAGGGTCGGCGATCACCTGCTCCGCGTCGCGGAAGATGGGGCACACCGCGGCCAGCGGATCGGACTCCAGCACTTGACAGTGCCGGGCCATCGCGCCGATGCGCACCAGGGTGGGGTCGGTGACGATATAGCCGAGCTCGGCGGCGAGGTCGTTGATGTCGACGAGGTATTCGGGGTTGGCGATGCGCAGCTTCATCATCGGCAGCAGGCTGTGCCCGCCGGCGACGATCCTGGCGTCCTCGCCCAACCTGTCCAGCAGACCGACGGCGTGGTCGACGCTGGTCGCGCGTTCGTACTCGAAGGGGCCGGGAACTTGCATGCGAACCAGCTCACGCCTGCCCGACGTCAGCGTCAATAGCGAGTTAAGCGATCACTTAACTCGCCGGCTGCGACTCCCGTTGCCCAGCTCATGGTGGATCCGGCCGCCGGTCTCGGCCAGCGGACGGCCGCCGCCGCCCCATCGCCGGGCCACTATCTCCGCCGCGATCGACACCGCGGTCTCTTCCGGGGTCCGGCCGCCGAGGTCCAATCCGATCGGGCTGGACAACCCGGCGAGCTCAGCCTCGGTCAGCCCCGCCTCGCGCAGCCGATCCAGCCGGTCCTCGTGGGTGCGCCGCGATCCCATCGCACCGATGTAGGCGGCGCGGGCGTGCTCGGGTAACCGCAGTGCCACCTCGAGCAGCGGTACGTCGAACTTCGGGTCGTGGGTCAGCACGCAGATCACCGTGCGGGCGTCGATGGCACCCGCGGCGGCCTGCGCGGCCAGGTAACGGTGTGGCCAATCGACGACGACCTCGTCGGCCGTCGGGAACCGCGCCGAGGTGGCGAACACCGGGCGGGCGTCGCACACGGTGACGCGGTAACCCAGGAACGCGCCCTGCTGCGCGACCGCGGCGGCGAAGTCGATGGCCCCGAACACGAGCATGCGAGGCCGCGGCGCATGACTGGCGACGAACACCTCCATGCCTTCGCCACGCCGTTGCCCGTCCGGGCCGTAGGTCAGCACCTCACTGCGGCCCGCCGCCAGCAGGCCGCGCGCATCGTCGGTCACCGCCGCGTCCGCCCGGGGCGAGCCCAGGGCGCCGTCGACCGGACCGTCCCCCGGGTCGCGCCGCACCACCAGCCGCCTGCCGACCCAGGCAGCGTCGGGGTGGGCGATGACCGTTGCGACCGCGACGGGGCGGTGCGCGTCGATGTCGGCGGCGATGGCATCGAGTTGACCAAAAGTGCTCTGCGACACCGGTTCCACGAAGACATCGAGGATTCCGCCGCACGTCAGCCCGACCTCGAAGGCAGCGTCGTCACTGACCCCGTAGCGCTGCAGGACGGGTATCCCCGTGGCCAGCACCTCGGACGCCACGTCGTAGACCGCACCCTCGACACAACCACCCGACACCGAGCCGCTCACCGTGCCGTCGGGCGTCACCACCATCGCCGCACCGGGCGGGCGCGGAGCCGATCGAAATGTGCGCACCACTGTCCCGAGGCCTGCGGTGCCACCCGTCCGCCAGACTGCTAACAGAGTGCTCAGCACCTCTCTCACGAGAATCAATCTAGGCTTCAAACGTGACACCTGCGCAACTGCGTGCATTTTCGGCGGTGGTCAGGCTCGGTTCGGTGCGCGCGGCCGCGGAAGAGCTGGGCGTCTCCGACGCCGGAGTGTCGATGCACGTCGCCCAACTGCGCAAGGAGCTCGACGATCCCCTGTTCACCAGGACCGCGGCCGGGCTCGCGTTCACCCCGGGTGGGCTGCGGCTGGCCAGCCGTGCCATCGAAATCCTCGGCCTGCAGCAACAGACCGCCATCGAGGTGACCGAAGCCGCGCACGGCCGACGGCTGCTGCGCATCGCGGCGTCGAGCGCCTTCGCGGAGCACGCGGCGCCGGGACTCATCGAACTGTTTTCCTCACGCGCCGACGACCTTTCGGTCGAACTCAGCGTGCATCCGGCGGGCCAGTTCGCGCACCTGATCGCCTCGCGTGCCGTCGACATCGCACTCGGCCCGGCCGCGGACAGCACCGGCCGGGAGATCGCCGTGCGGCCCTTCCTGAAGTACCAGATCATCACCGTCACCTCACCGGACAGTCCGTTGGCCACCCGTACCCCCACCCCGGCCCTGCTACGCGAGCAGCACTGGTTGCTGGGCCCGTCAGGCGGGAGTGTGGACGGCGAAATCGCTTCCATGCTGCGCGATCTCGCGATCCCCGAAGCGCGCCAGCGCATCTTCCAGAGCGACGCCGCCGCTCTCGACGAGGTCCAGCGGGTCGGCGGCGTGACGCCTACGATCGGCTTTGCCGTCGCGAAGGATCTGACGAGCGGACGGCTCGTGCACGTCAAGGGATCGGGCCTGCAGGTCTCCGGCGAGTGGTCGGCCTCGACCCTGCCGACCGCGGCCCGCCAGCCCGCCGTCTCGGAGCTGGTGCGCTTCATCACCACACCGCGCTGTACCCAGGCGATGATCCGCGGCACGGGTGTGGGGGGCGCCCGGTTCCGCCCGAAGGTGCATGTGACTCTCTGGAGTTGACGGGCTGACTCAGCCCAAGAGCCCCATTCCTACCGCGAGAGCGGGCCTACGCCGCTCAACAGCGTGGATTCACGAGCAACGAGCGTCGGGCTGAGCCTGATCGAACACGGGTGCCCGCCATCGAGGCGGGTGAGCAACATTTCCGTACTCAACCTGCCCATATCGTCGAGAGGCGATCGGATCGAGGACAGTGGAACAGACAGCTGTGCTGCGATCGGAACGTCGTTGTACCCGAGCACCGCGACATCCCGGCCCAGTTCGAGGCCATGCTCGCGCAATGCTCCGATGGCGCCGATCGCAGTGAAGTCATTGATCGCGAACACCGCCGATGGCTGTGGCTTCAGCGAGAGCAATATCTCGGCAGCGGATCGCCCGCTATCGACGTCGAATGCGGAATCGACGATGTAGTGCGCCGAGACAGTGATTCCGGCCTCCGCGTATCGTCCGACGAAGCCGTTGCGGCGTTCACGCCCTGTACTCGTTAGGGGATCGCCCGCAATCACACCGACGACCGAATGGCCTAGCTCAAGAAAGTGCTCGGCAGCCAATCGCCCACCTTCGAGGTCATCGGTGGTGACGGATGGATGCCGGCCCACGCGGCGCATCGTGAGAACGAATGGCACGCCTAGGGCCAGCAGGTGATCTGCAAGCTCGTCCCCATCTCTGAGGTCGCACACGATCAGTCCATCTACACGACGCGAAAGCAGGCCATCCAGTCGGAGACGTTGCACAGCGGGGTCGTCGCGGGTGTTGGCCACGACGGTGTTGTAGCCGGCGGCACGCGCTGCGTCGTCGATCGACTCGTAGATCTGTGCGAGCACAACGTCAGTCAGGCGCGGCACCAGGACGCCGATCATCCGTGTCCGTCCGGTGCGTAGCGACGCGCCGGTGATGTCGCGGAAATAACCCAGTTCGTCGGCGATCCCTCGAACCCGCGCGACGGTCCGTTTGCTCACGCCGACGGGGTCATCGCTTAGCGCCCGCGAGACCGTGGACGGGTGGACACCTGCGCGACTGGCGACTGTCGACAGTGTCACGCGGGAGGACGCGACCGGACCGTTCATCGAAAGCGGCTTACCAATCGGCTTCATGCGCTCTCACCACAAACACCGTGGGAAGCTCCGCGGGCATCGCCTGACGATGAGGTCAACAACGTCGCCGTTGTATCCGCTGCCGTCGGCAGCCCCGGCAAAAAGATGAACGGTGATCTGCACTGTCCTGCATCCCCGATCTCACCTCGTTGAACATCGAGCCGGGGTCACCCGCAATTAAGTCTGGCTGATGCGCGGATACCCGGGAGTACGCGCCGGGCGAACCGTTCCATCGATCGGTCGGCACTCGCACTGTCGAGACCCGGCGCGTGGAACGACACGTCGATTCCGTCGAGACCGCACTCCGCCATGTACCGGCGAAGATCGCGCGTCACGCTCTCGGGGCCTCCGACGATCCAGCCCAATTCGGCAGTTATCTGCTCGTAGGTCATCGTTCCTGCTTTCGCGACGTCTGTGCGCCACTGGGGCGACGGCGGGGTGAAGTTGCTCCAGAACTGCATGACCGCTGGTTCCGCGAAATCCCGCGCCTCGGTATCGTCGGCTCCCACGAAGACCATTCGAACCGCGTGCGCGGGCCCCTGCCCTCCCGCCGCTCGGAAGCTCCTGACCAATTCGGCCTGCCGTGCACCTCCGAATAGTCCTGCAAAGTAACCAAATCCGCGGCAAGCGGCCAGTTCGATGGTTCGTTCGTCGATGGAAGCCACGTGAATGCGATCACTCAAATCGCGGATCTGCATCGCCATCGGTTCCCGCGTGGCGTGCCGCCGCCCTTCGAGCATGTCGGCCACCTCACCGACGCGCGTACGCAGGGCCGTCCGGCGCAGTTCACGTGATCGGTACCCCTGTCCGACTCCGGCCATGCCTGCGCCGAATCCGAATTGGGCCCGCCCGTCGGTGAGGGCGTCCAAGGTGAGCATCTCTTCAACCAGTGTCGACGCATTGACGTCGGCGGCCAGTCGGACCGCCGATCCCAGACCGATGGTGTCGGTCCGGGCCGCGGCATTGGCGATCAGCAACTGCGGTGCTGCCACCCGCCCCCAGATGTTGCCGAACGAATGTGTGTGTTGTTCGGTGTACCAGGCGATATCGAAGCCAAGGCGATCAGCGCGCTCAGTGGATTCGAGGATCTCGTCCAACACTTCTGCATCCTGACGGTCGGGGGTCGCCCATCCGTGGAAGAACACTCCGATACTGGGATACCCTGCGCAGCCCAGGCCCGGCATCAGATTTTCCCGAGTGCCTTGAGAACACGTTCTGGCGTCAAAGGCAATTCCTTGATGTGCACCCCGAGCGCATTGGCCACGGCATTGACCACCGCACCGGCTCCGTCATTGTTGGCAGCCTCGCCGATTCCCTTGGCCCCGAACGGGCCCGAGTCTTCGTGTGTGGCAGCAAAGAAGACGTCGAAATCACGGCACATGTCCCTTGACGTGAAAATCTTGTAGTTCAGGTAGTCAGCGTTGAGGGTTCTGCCAGTTTCGCGGTCCACTTGGATCTCTTCGAGGAGCGCGTAACCGAACGCCTGCGCAGCCCCGCCGTGGATCTGTCCTTCGACGAGAACCGGGTTGATCACCTGGCCCACATCGGATCCCGCGACGACCTTGTCGATCGAGATGTGCCCTGTCTCAGTGTCTACCGACACCTCGATGAACTTGCAGGTGAAATGCGATGCGGTCGTCACCGCGCGACGACTCTCCTCCGCCATGATGGTGCCCCACTGCCGCATCTGCGCGGTCCGGGTGATCTCCATGATGCTGATCGAGGGTTGCGACGCGCCGGCCACTGACGGACCTGTCACTTGCGCTCGTCCCCCCACCAGCACGATGTCGCCCGGGTCGGCCTCCAGGATGCGACCAGCCATCTCGCACAGGATCGTTCGAACCTTCTCCGCGCATAGCTTCGCGACCATTCCCGACACGTAGGTACTACGGCTGGCGTGTGTAACCACGTCGTACGGAGACGAATCCGTATCGGTCGTATTGACGATGACATCCTCGACCCGCAGGCCAAGAACCTCGGCAACGATCTGCGCATGGCCCATGAGATTTCCGGTGCCCATGTCGATCAACGCAGTGGTGAGGCTGGCGGTGCCGTCCTCGTTCATCTTGATGATGCTGCCGGCGTACTCGAGAATGTCTGACACCTCGTTGGCCTGGCCGCAGCCAGATGTATGGAACGCACGTCCCATCCCGATTCCCTTGAGGACCTTCTGGGTCTTCGGTTGCTGTGCCAACTGTGCGCGACGGTGCCAGCCGATCCGGCGTGCACCTTCGGTCAGGATCTCCTCGACACCACAGCTCTTGATGTAGTCGATGACGTTGGGTCCCTGCGCATAGTAGGCATCGCCTTCGCGAATATAGTTGCGCAGCCTCATCTCCACCGGATCGATACCCAGTTTGTCGGCCAGCATGTCCATGTGGGACTCCACCGGAACGTTGGCTTGCGGGTTGCCGAATCCGCGGAAGCCCGCAGCGGGCGGCGTGTTGGTGTAGATGACGTGACCCGTGAAGTCCTGATTCGGGACGCGGTACATGGACATGAACCACCCACCCATGCATTTGGTCACCCATTCCCCCGAGCAGGCATAGGCGCCGGTGTCGACGTGGGCGACCATCTGGTGGGCGACCAGCGTGCCGTCCCGTCGGGCACCCGTCTTCAGCGTCACCGTCGCAGGATGCCGGCTGGTGGACATCATGTCCTCCTCGCGCGTCAGCTGCAGTCGGACCGGCTGGCCAGCCTTCATGGCCAGCAGAGCCGCGATCGGTTCGTCGACGTTCATGTCCAGTCGGGCACCGAACGCCCCACCGAGGAACACCTGATGGACGTT
It encodes the following:
- a CDS encoding (2Fe-2S)-binding protein, with protein sequence MQVNMTVNGEVVSAEVEPRMLLVHFLRDQLGLTGTHWGCDTSNCGTCVVDVDGEPVKSCTMLAAMASGHAVRTVEGMEVDGRLDPVQEGFMQCHGLQCGFCTPGMMITARALLDRNPDPTEAEIREAISGQICRCTGYTTIVRSVQWAARHAREEANV
- a CDS encoding LacI family DNA-binding transcriptional regulator, yielding MKPIGKPLSMNGPVASSRVTLSTVASRAGVHPSTVSRALSDDPVGVSKRTVARVRGIADELGYFRDITGASLRTGRTRMIGVLVPRLTDVVLAQIYESIDDAARAAGYNTVVANTRDDPAVQRLRLDGLLSRRVDGLIVCDLRDGDELADHLLALGVPFVLTMRRVGRHPSVTTDDLEGGRLAAEHFLELGHSVVGVIAGDPLTSTGRERRNGFVGRYAEAGITVSAHYIVDSAFDVDSGRSAAEILLSLKPQPSAVFAINDFTAIGAIGALREHGLELGRDVAVLGYNDVPIAAQLSVPLSSIRSPLDDMGRLSTEMLLTRLDGGHPCSIRLSPTLVARESTLLSGVGPLSR
- a CDS encoding XdhC family protein: MREVLSTLLAVWRTGGTAGLGTVVRTFRSAPRPPGAAMVVTPDGTVSGSVSGGCVEGAVYDVASEVLATGIPVLQRYGVSDDAAFEVGLTCGGILDVFVEPVSQSTFGQLDAIAADIDAHRPVAVATVIAHPDAAWVGRRLVVRRDPGDGPVDGALGSPRADAAVTDDARGLLAAGRSEVLTYGPDGQRRGEGMEVFVASHAPRPRMLVFGAIDFAAAVAQQGAFLGYRVTVCDARPVFATSARFPTADEVVVDWPHRYLAAQAAAGAIDARTVICVLTHDPKFDVPLLEVALRLPEHARAAYIGAMGSRRTHEDRLDRLREAGLTEAELAGLSSPIGLDLGGRTPEETAVSIAAEIVARRWGGGGRPLAETGGRIHHELGNGSRSRRVK
- a CDS encoding FAD binding domain-containing protein, translated to MQVPGPFEYERATSVDHAVGLLDRLGEDARIVAGGHSLLPMMKLRIANPEYLVDINDLAAELGYIVTDPTLVRIGAMARHCQVLESDPLAAVCPIFRDAEQVIADPVVRNRGTLGGSLCQADPAEDLTTVCAVVGAVCLVHGPAGDREIPVDDFLVGPYETALAHNEMLTEVRIPVRHRTSSAYAKVERRVGDWAVTAAGAQVTVDNGSIAVARVGLTAVNADMGALRELAESLAGKPATEETFAAAGAAAAQACEPVSDMRGSADYKRHLASELTIRTLRTSVERVRNAPALEGN
- a CDS encoding LysR family transcriptional regulator; this encodes MTPAQLRAFSAVVRLGSVRAAAEELGVSDAGVSMHVAQLRKELDDPLFTRTAAGLAFTPGGLRLASRAIEILGLQQQTAIEVTEAAHGRRLLRIAASSAFAEHAAPGLIELFSSRADDLSVELSVHPAGQFAHLIASRAVDIALGPAADSTGREIAVRPFLKYQIITVTSPDSPLATRTPTPALLREQHWLLGPSGGSVDGEIASMLRDLAIPEARQRIFQSDAAALDEVQRVGGVTPTIGFAVAKDLTSGRLVHVKGSGLQVSGEWSASTLPTAARQPAVSELVRFITTPRCTQAMIRGTGVGGARFRPKVHVTLWS
- a CDS encoding LLM class flavin-dependent oxidoreductase, which translates into the protein MPGLGCAGYPSIGVFFHGWATPDRQDAEVLDEILESTERADRLGFDIAWYTEQHTHSFGNIWGRVAAPQLLIANAAARTDTIGLGSAVRLAADVNASTLVEEMLTLDALTDGRAQFGFGAGMAGVGQGYRSRELRRTALRTRVGEVADMLEGRRHATREPMAMQIRDLSDRIHVASIDERTIELAACRGFGYFAGLFGGARQAELVRSFRAAGGQGPAHAVRMVFVGADDTEARDFAEPAVMQFWSNFTPPSPQWRTDVAKAGTMTYEQITAELGWIVGGPESVTRDLRRYMAECGLDGIDVSFHAPGLDSASADRSMERFARRVLPGIRASARLNCG
- a CDS encoding xanthine dehydrogenase family protein molybdopterin-binding subunit, producing the protein MPVSAEYHNIGRRVPKFDAVHKATGQLKFVGDIRLPRMLDIKILRSPHPHAEIVRIDITRALAIPGVKAIITHEDAPAHPYGREFALPPEYMPRDNFVIPDKARYVGDVVAAVAATSVEIAAKAVAAIEVEYRKLRAALDPFEAIAPGAPQVHRTVFWGDERDDLSGNILRTVKMGVGDIDKGFAEADLVIENTFAVPKQQQSPMERRCIVVDPRPDGRLDVWATTQSIHGLRHNMARALGIPYSRINVHQVFLGGAFGARLDMNVDEPIAALLAMKAGQPVRLQLTREEDMMSTSRHPATVTLKTGARRDGTLVAHQMVAHVDTGAYACSGEWVTKCMGGWFMSMYRVPNQDFTGHVIYTNTPPAAGFRGFGNPQANVPVESHMDMLADKLGIDPVEMRLRNYIREGDAYYAQGPNVIDYIKSCGVEEILTEGARRIGWHRRAQLAQQPKTQKVLKGIGMGRAFHTSGCGQANEVSDILEYAGSIIKMNEDGTASLTTALIDMGTGNLMGHAQIVAEVLGLRVEDVIVNTTDTDSSPYDVVTHASRSTYVSGMVAKLCAEKVRTILCEMAGRILEADPGDIVLVGGRAQVTGPSVAGASQPSISIMEITRTAQMRQWGTIMAEESRRAVTTASHFTCKFIEVSVDTETGHISIDKVVAGSDVGQVINPVLVEGQIHGGAAQAFGYALLEEIQVDRETGRTLNADYLNYKIFTSRDMCRDFDVFFAATHEDSGPFGAKGIGEAANNDGAGAVVNAVANALGVHIKELPLTPERVLKALGKI